CGCCGCGCTAGCTGCGCTGTCGGCATGTCGGGCCGCAGGTTAGTACGAAGGTGAATGCGGCGAACGTGTGGCACACCCGCCGGTCTCTCATACTCGACGTAGAGTGTCGGAGGGTTGCTCTGGATACCCGTTCTTgtggcgcgcgcgacggagCTCGCCCCTCGGCACCACCACTGTCGCGGTGTGAGAACTCTGATCATCAGACCTTCGATGACGTCAGACACTAGCTCGTCGTTGCTCACCTCGTGCCGCCCCTTCTCCTGAAAGTCAGCGCCTCTTTTCTGAATGAGGTGATCAATCGTGTCAGATGGCACAAGGCAGGGAAGAAGTGCGGCACTTGTGCGGAGCGCCTCAGCGTACTCGCTGAGGTTGCAGCCGTCCGGATACAAGCTCGACACTAGCTCCTGAGCGTCGGCGATGTCGCGCTTGTGTTTTGCATGCAATTCCTCCAGCAACGATGCGTGGCGGCTACACATCTTGTGGTACCAGGGGCTTTCCTTGACATCCAGTGCGATTGTGGGCAGCGGTACACCCGGCTCGCTAGTCCACTCTGCGTgagtgcgcagcgccagctctTGCACCGCTTTCCGTGGGTCGCGGCGGTATTTTCGAAAGAGATGGTGCACGAGTGCCCAGAGCTCCGCTCCCATGTCATCTACACCCATGTTTATGAATGTCGGGCACCGACACACGGAACCCTGTGCTTGTGCCTGTGTGAAGCGGCAAAGGTGCGTGCAGCCCACGACGGTGATGGAGATTTGCCCCGTGCACTCTCTCTAGCGGAGAGCGCGTGTCTTTCGCCGGGtgtgaggcggaggcgtgGGGAGATGCAGAGAGTGGAGAGAAGGGGCGATgcgagaagagagggagtggTGGAGTGTCGATGAGGCGCGGGGAGGGAAACACGCGACACCTACGCAGGAACGCCACACCACGACGCTTGCcgctctcccgctctctttctcgtcctTTGCGCTCTTGTGCGGTCAGGACAGGGACAAAGGGTGGCAAAGGGTGGCAAAGGGGGCGACGTGGCCCAACACCTCAGAAGCGAGTGGACTATCGTGTCCTCAAGATAGCGCTCGTGGCAAGTCTGACCCCCGACAGAATTCTGCGGGCACAAGCGCGACAGGCAGCAAAACAGGCGTGTACAAGCGAGCAACCAGACGCACAACGAAAAAGCAAagcaaggcgctgcaggagcttcTCGGCAACACAGGGTGCAGTCTAGCACACTATTTATCTCGACTTCTGCAAacgcgccagcaccaccttAGCTCGCGCGTCGACGCTTTCGACCGCGACGCTCGTACATGTTGTGGCCGGCGCCACGCAGCACCGGTGGGTCCAGCCAAGCACGCATACGGTTACACGCCAGTCGACGCTCACGAACACCTTCGTAGTTGGTTGGGGCGCGCCGGTTCGCGTCAATGCGCGCAAGCGTTAGTGTAACGCTTGAAATCAAACGTAGTGCCTTAGGCCGAAGCTGGGGTGGCAGGTTTGCTACCAGGTCGCAGTTACTAAGGAACCCAGTTGTTTTTATTGCGATTCCGCTGTCGTTGGAGCGTCGACTGCCGAGCCTCGCCAAATCGGCGGGGTCCATGATGGACAGCTTGGCTACGCTACCCGAGATGGCGAAGAGCTGCGACGTGATGCCGGTGCCGAGGAAGGCGCACAGGTTGGGGCAGATGAGCGGCATCGAGCACTGGATGTATTCAAGGAACGTTTGCTTAGCCATTTCGAGGTTCTCAAGCTCCTCGCACGCTTCCAGCACACGGCTCAACTCCTCAGGAGACAAATCGCGACCAGACGTCGTGGAGGCACAtgctaccaccaccaccagcagctggGACGGGATGAGCTCGTCCAATTGCCCAACGACGGAACTAAGGTCAACGCTGTTTTGGATTATCTTGACCACTTTGGCGTAGAGAACGCTATCAGAGAAGAACATGGCCAGCTCCGGGAAGCGGATGCTGTACTGTGCACGCAGAAAGACGTGCACACGGCTCTTCTCCACTTCGATGCGTAGCACCAGCGAGCTGCAGTCGGACACGTACTGGTACTCGGGATCGTCAGATGGAATGCAGTTCCTGCCGCGTCCCGTTGTCTGCTCGTAGTCACTCAAACGACGCAGCATCCCGCTCAGGTAGGACGAACGGAGCAGCTTAGTGACCTCTGTAACGCTATCGTACCGAAGCGCATCATCGTCGCTCAGCAGTGTCACCTCGTTCTCCTCGTACGCTGGGATCTCTTCAAGGGTGACGGTCGCCACATGTGCATCAAAGCCTTCCTCCATCTTCACCAGAGTGGCTCAGGCAGCCGCGGACTGAAGCACGGCGcacagaggggagggaagagtACTTGAGACAGTGCGAGAAGGGCAAGTCGTTCGATGCTTCAACTTCTGCTGTCATGTATGTGTTTGCGCCAGAGTAAACCCTCAATAATcgcatatatacatatatatatatatatatatacatatgtatatatgcgtAAACAACAGGAGATCACCGGAAAAGAGGGGAGATGGCAGTAGCAAACGTTGCACAGCAGGCGAGAGCGCCGCTCGAGGAAAGAAATATATGACAGACATCACACTATCAGCCGGCAGGGCATCACGGTGGCGCAAACCTATCCATCCTGAAGCCCGGTAAGCAGCCAGCCTTCGAGGCAACAAGGCGGACGACATGTACAAGGAAACCGATAGGGAAAGCCCCTACGCCAGAGGAACCGAGCAGCATCGCAATGTGCGCCTactgcctctctcccgccGTCACAATTGCTTCGTCCACCGCATGCCTACGCTGTGGTTAGTTGGGCCAATGGGGCCACGACCACAGAGAGGAAGCAAAAACATGGTAATCTATCGgacaccgtcgccgcaccTGAGACGGTGTCTACTTCGGAGAAGAGGTCCATTTTGTGCTGTTGTTTTGGTCGACTGCCTACTTGCAGGACGCATAGTGTACATGATAACGTCCGGAAGTCCAACATCAAATCAGAGAGAGGCAAAGAAGACGTCAGCTGCAAAGAGGCAGGCACACGTCACCACGTAGGGATCGATAGCCCCCGCTGAGTCACACACGTCCACATACGAGAGAGCAAGACGTAGGCACGCAAAGATGCTGGGGCCATCTACGATTGCGGGCACCGCGCAGGGGACAGCGATAGTTGCTTGAGACCCTTTTGCAGTTGCTTCCACACGCTTCGGCGATTCAACAAGGtactccgccgcctgtggCTGTCCCCCTTCTCAACATAGGACTTCTTCGCGACTTGGTAGCTAAAGTATGCCTTCGCTTCCTCAATCAGGGCGCGGAGCTCCGCTTCGcttgcgtcgccgcgctcgctgctgtgcaccgCATCGAGAGTGCACTTGTGAGGCTGTACAAGCCCGTGCTCTACCAGCGCACGCCACGCTCGCACATGCGCCGTGCTCAGAACACGCTCAAGTACGGTGTCCGAAGAGCCTACGACCGTGGTGTCGTCAACGTAGCCGAGGTGGACAAGACGCTCGAAGAAGAAAAGCTGACAGAGCGTCATTTCGCGACGTGAGGGTAGAATCGTCTCCAGCACtgccggcagcacctccCACAGCGCATCCTCCACCTCGAAGTCGATGGAAACAGGAAGGGCGCCAATCACAGTGCCACGGCACTCCAAAACGTCCAGAAGCAGCGACAGAGATTTCACGTCCtgccccgctgcagctgtcTTCCAGACCTCTGTCGCTGTCTTGCCACGAAATGTGGTGGCGATAAACTCATGGTAGAGGGGAACAAGAAGCGCCACAACAGCCGCTTGCTGCTTCGAGTGGGCGAGAAACAATGTGGTGCGACCACAGAAGCCACGATGGCGCCCGGCTGTGGAGGGCAGGTTGCAGTAAGTGGGATTCAGAGGATCGGCGCCTAAGTCGCGAAGCAAGCGAGCAGCGTCGACGTGgccgtgcagcgctgccaggTGCAACGGCGTGAGACCACTTGCGTTGTACTCGTCCACGGCGCAGCCACACTCAGTGACCAAAATATCGACCATGCAAGAGAAACCAAGGCTAGCGGCCACGTGAGTGGCGCTGTTGCCGCTCGCATCGCGTATGCGCGGGATTTGCGCAGCCTCGACCTGTGGGAGCGCATTTGACACCACGTATGCATTTTCGGCGCGCGCCATATTAGCGAAGCGCCGCACGCTCATTTTGTATCGGATGAGCTCCATGCCAGGGCTCACGTCGAAGGGGTTGTCGCCGCGCACGAGAATCAGCAACGAGGCGACATCATTTGTCGCCACCAAGTCAAGCAGATCGCGCTGAGGGAGCCTGTAGACGGGTGCCGGGGACCCAGCAGGTGCCTCCACCGCGCTCGCCATTCTCCCAAGTCGCAGAAGGGGGCTAGGAAGAGCAGAACGAACGAAAAAACACGGATACCGTttcagcacgcacgcgcattGAGTTGTGATCGCTGTTCGAAGGGAAAAAGAGGCGTCAAGAGCCACCACCGTCTTCCTTCGTCTGGATGCGGACCAGCAAGTATTGCTTCAAAACGATGTAAAGCGCGCGAGATCTCCAGATGCTCTGTGACAGCGAGAACGAGAGGGAGtatgcagcagcagtggtaAGGGAAGGGCACGGCagctacacacacatatgtacatgcacgcatatatatatatatatatatacatatatatatatatatatatgtatatgtacaGATGTATGCGCGTGATCAGAATAGAGTACGTACAGGGAGATACGAGAATGGAATATAGAAATATACAAAACGAGCGAGCGCTCGAGTGCCACACTAACAACAGgcgccgtgcgtgccggcTGCGGATGCGCACGTGCTGTTAaaacacactcacacgcgaAGCGGAAGCGGACCGGGGCACCTCAGAGGGTCCAGACGAGATTTTCTGTACCGCCATCACGGACCCTCCCTACCCCATCCGCATCTGCCACTCAGGCGCCTCAAGCGGCACATGCGGATGACCGAGATACACCGATGCAACATGCAGTCCTACTTCACCGCTGCCCGTACGGATTCAGTAACTTGCCGTTGTGCGTTCCATTTCTGTTCTTCGAAAAATAGATGTgagaagcagcagatgcTGCACACGGCAAATACGCAACGAACCGAagagagacgaagagagaaggaagcacTGCGACTCCTATCTCAACCGTCGCTGTTCCACACGCTGCTGAGACTTCGCTCACTGTAGCCCTCTTCACAAAACATGCCATATGTGCTGTGCGATGCCACGCGACCTCCCCGCCGCTCTGTGGAAAAGCCggacgcctcctcctccgcccttTCCGCGGACTCACCACTCCGTTCATCGGCGTCGTCCGGGTAGTCATTACCCGAAAAGTCCTCAGCGTTGCTATCGAACTCGTCGTCTTTACGGTGATCTGGGTAACAGTACAGGTCCTCCGTAGCATCACCTATGGCTTCCACGCACAACAGCTCGTCGTATTCTTGCAGGAGCCGCCACATTGCTCCATCAGCATCCGTCTCCACCGCACCCCAGCGCGAGGGAGACGCCAAGACCGAATCGGCATCCGCACTGTTGTGGCCGCcaacgctgcagctgcggcgccgtggcgcgAGGAAGTAGCAGGGGAGatcctcgtcttcctcgacTCTGCCACGCTTCAGACTGCTTCGAGTGCGTCCGATGAGATCGTCTTTCGTTATGGCGAACTCGCCAAATGCCTCCACCATGGCATCTTCCTCCGTCGCCTTTGAATCCAAAGCGAAGAGCTCCACCACGGCGGTTCCGTCGTCTACGCGAGAGACACCATCACCGCACTCGATGACCACGCTCTGCCCACTCGCGGTGACACGCTCTACTGGTGAGAGGAACGGTCCCGTCTGCCGCTTCGTAGAAAACTGCGGCATAAGCACCTTTGTCATTCCCGTCGAGTGCTCCGCGCCCATGTGACGTAGACGGCGAAAGACAAACTTGGTGCGACAGGAAAGACTAGCTTGCAGGACTGGCGGCAGGGGGCCCATTTCCGCGCTGTCCCACTGCACCCGTACGTGAGTGGGTGGTGACGATTCTTCAACAAACCCATCACGGCCTCGTTTGCGGCTCACCTTCAGATAAACCTGCGGCTGGCACGCGTCGCCCGCAGGGCGAGTCGGAGTCGGCATAGATATCGCACGGGGAGAGTGCGCGAGTGTGAGGAGGCGTGATTGACGCGTGAGAGTTGCCTTCGTGGTCTACAGTGACCAACCACCTAAACAGGGAGAAACGCGAGCAACTTATCCATGTGCGTTCTGCggacagggggaggggacgggGAGGCTCGCTACTGCACAGAAGCTACACCAGTGGAGAAGGCTTCGATTTCCTGCACGCAGAGCAGGCTCGAATGCGTACCTCTGTAGTTCCCTTCCTCCGGCAACGAGGATGCGAAGAgcaaagacagagagagaaggcaaagACTGCAGTCGTTTTCCCGCGAGAACTGTGAAGCCGCAGGGGGTGACAGAGACAGAACGGCGTCCATTACATAAAAGTAggactttttttttcgttttcagCGCCCTCCAGTTTTCTTTCCGTGCCGTCGCGATCGCGCCACCTTCGTGATACGCCTTGCCTCACCTCGACCGAAGCACAAGCGCCGGTGGCGAAAGAGGCGCACCTGCGCTAGTTCTCTCACTCCGTGGTTTTCTTTCGTTGCAAACAAGGTTTATGCTCACAGTTCGCAACTTCAACGCATCCATTCAGCTCACCACCCTCGCCTTGCCTTCAGCAATCATCCGCACAGAACAAACACGGAAAGGAGAGCCGGGAAGCACGCGAGAGGTAGACCGGGGGCCACGGGGCATTACCGCAGCCCTCTCCACACCTCATCATATGTTATCACTACAGGTTCCTCCCTGCAAAGACgcaaaaagagaaaaagcCCACGCAGTGCAAAAAATATCGCATTCAACGTGCATGTCCATTCGCTGCCACACAACATGAGCCAAGCTCCGCTCGGCCCCCGGCGCGTCACAGGCCCCACATCGCCTGGCGCGAAGCAGTctgagacacgcacgcaagcaagcac
The DNA window shown above is from Leishmania major strain Friedlin complete genome, chromosome 33 and carries:
- a CDS encoding putative trans-splicing factor, which produces MEEGFDAHVATVTLEEIPAYEENEVTLLSDDDALRYDSVTEVTKLLRSSYLSGMLRRLSDYEQTTGRGRNCIPSDDPEYQYVSDCSSLVLRIEVEKSRVHVFLRAQYSIRFPELAMFFSDSVLYAKVVKIIQNSVDLSSVVGQLDELIPSQLLVVVVACASTTSGRDLSPEELSRVLEACEELENLEMAKQTFLEYIQCSMPLICPNLCAFLGTGITSQLFAISGSVAKLSIMDPADLARLGSRRSNDSGIAIKTTGFLSNCDLVANLPPQLRPKALRLISSVTLTLARIDANRRAPTNYEGVRERRLACNRMRAWLDPPVLRGAGHNMYERRGRKRRRAS